In Methanofastidiosum sp., the following proteins share a genomic window:
- a CDS encoding ornithine carbamoyltransferase, with protein MVCPATKLAGKDMISTQEWTKEGLDTVLAIADRLKEMWACGHMPQILDRKTLFMMFYNSSLRTRNSFEVGMTQLGGHAQFLDSSASYTPIDALESAPGRERVKDTAQVLDRYGEGLAIRVFGKPVNMVYGAGNQMIRNFAKYCSIPVLDMDCDMYHPHQALCDLMTLREKFGPHNLKGKKFVMSWATAPSPWKPLAVAHSNIELMTRYDMDVTVAYPKEFPLDERILKNAKENAEECGRTFEIVHDMDEAFEGADVVYPKGWTSINHLPTLKDPTKKPDEEKIMSLLKKYEVEKSWTCNADRMKKTNNAYYMHCLPADVKDGWEVTPEVIDGPRSIVIDEAENRLHVQKGVLAAVLGGRV; from the coding sequence ATGGTATGTCCTGCAACTAAGTTAGCCGGAAAAGATATGATATCTACTCAAGAATGGACTAAAGAAGGACTTGATACAGTCCTCGCAATTGCCGACAGATTGAAAGAGATGTGGGCCTGTGGCCACATGCCCCAGATTCTCGATAGAAAAACACTCTTTATGATGTTCTACAACTCCTCTCTTAGAACAAGAAATTCTTTTGAAGTAGGAATGACCCAATTGGGAGGTCATGCCCAGTTCTTGGACTCTTCAGCATCCTACACACCAATTGATGCTTTAGAATCAGCCCCTGGAAGAGAAAGAGTAAAAGATACAGCCCAAGTTCTTGACAGATATGGAGAGGGATTGGCTATTAGGGTATTTGGTAAGCCAGTAAATATGGTCTATGGTGCTGGAAACCAGATGATTAGAAACTTTGCAAAATATTGTTCTATACCTGTTCTAGATATGGATTGTGATATGTACCACCCGCACCAAGCGTTGTGTGACCTTATGACTTTAAGAGAAAAATTCGGCCCTCACAATTTAAAGGGCAAGAAATTTGTCATGAGCTGGGCAACAGCCCCAAGTCCATGGAAACCCCTGGCCGTCGCACATTCCAATATTGAACTTATGACAAGATATGATATGGATGTTACCGTAGCATATCCGAAAGAGTTCCCTCTTGATGAAAGAATTCTTAAAAACGCTAAAGAAAACGCAGAAGAATGTGGAAGAACTTTTGAAATCGTCCACGATATGGATGAAGCATTTGAAGGTGCAGATGTTGTCTATCCAAAAGGTTGGACAAGTATTAACCATCTTCCAACATTGAAGGACCCAACAAAGAAACCTGACGAAGAAAAGATCATGTCGTTGCTCAAGAAGTATGAAGTCGAAAAATCCTGGACATGTAATGCCGACAGGATGAAAAAGACAAACAATGCTTACTACATGCACTGTCTACCTGCTGATGTCAAAGACGGATGGGAAGTCACACCTGAAGTTATTGACGGTCCAAGAAGTATCGTAATTGACGAAGCAGAAAACAGATTGCACGTACAGAAGGGTGTTCTAGCAGCTGTATTGGGCGGAAGAGTATAA